The proteins below are encoded in one region of Micromonospora pisi:
- a CDS encoding alpha/beta fold hydrolase translates to MTSREMWRMAAVVAAATAWGVVAARWTPRGPLTNAQALWSIGISVAVGLGAGWWSRSRWAMLAAPAAFVVALELTRIGVRGPSVDAPHLSPFGMVALLAGRGVHGVLSVLPLGLGAAYGAGLTRRGHRGSRIRRAGTAVLTTVLVAVTVAVSVPARTAPFPGPGGVAELALVDVGPYRLGMMIRGADVGAPVLLFIPGAPGGTEIGSTRQQLAALEQRFVVVTLDRRGGGSSYPALEPTDTVTLGGAVADTVAVTDYLRDRFHQDKIYLLGHSGGSIISVLAVQRHPGKYHAYIGTGQAVDLAASDRLFYQDILAWAGATGHDSLARRLTDQGAPPYADVYLYEPIMTYAPRVYDYDHGPNAKGATGFGLDVPEYTLLQKIHMMNGVLDTWSALYPDLQHVDLRRDAPLLEVPVYFVQGGHEMRGLATVFDQWYERLRAPRKHLDVFETAGHRAMFEQPDRFVAVMDRVLTGR, encoded by the coding sequence ATGACAAGCAGAGAAATGTGGCGGATGGCCGCGGTGGTGGCCGCCGCGACAGCCTGGGGAGTCGTGGCGGCCCGGTGGACACCGCGCGGGCCGCTCACCAACGCGCAGGCGCTGTGGTCGATCGGGATCAGCGTCGCCGTGGGTCTGGGCGCCGGCTGGTGGAGCCGTTCGCGGTGGGCGATGCTCGCGGCCCCGGCGGCCTTCGTGGTGGCACTGGAACTGACCCGGATCGGGGTACGCGGACCGTCCGTGGACGCACCGCACCTGAGCCCGTTCGGGATGGTCGCCCTGCTCGCCGGTCGGGGTGTGCACGGTGTGCTGTCGGTCCTGCCGCTCGGACTCGGCGCCGCCTACGGTGCGGGTCTCACCCGCCGGGGCCACCGGGGCAGCAGGATCCGGCGGGCCGGTACGGCCGTGCTGACCACCGTCCTGGTCGCGGTCACGGTGGCCGTCTCCGTTCCGGCCCGGACGGCGCCGTTCCCGGGTCCGGGCGGCGTCGCCGAGCTGGCCCTCGTCGACGTCGGCCCGTACCGGCTCGGCATGATGATCCGCGGTGCCGACGTCGGGGCGCCGGTGTTGCTGTTCATCCCCGGCGCACCGGGCGGCACCGAGATCGGTTCGACGCGTCAGCAGCTCGCCGCGCTGGAACAGCGCTTTGTGGTGGTCACCCTGGACCGGCGCGGCGGTGGCTCGTCCTATCCGGCGCTGGAACCCACGGACACGGTCACCCTGGGCGGGGCGGTCGCCGACACCGTGGCCGTCACCGACTACCTACGGGACCGGTTCCACCAGGACAAGATCTACCTGCTGGGACACTCGGGCGGATCGATCATCAGCGTGCTCGCGGTACAACGCCATCCGGGGAAGTACCACGCCTATATCGGCACCGGTCAGGCGGTCGACCTCGCGGCCAGCGACCGGTTGTTCTACCAGGACATCCTTGCCTGGGCGGGTGCGACGGGCCACGACAGCCTCGCCCGGCGGCTCACCGACCAGGGCGCCCCGCCGTACGCGGACGTTTACCTCTACGAGCCGATCATGACGTACGCACCCCGCGTGTACGACTACGACCACGGCCCGAACGCGAAGGGCGCCACCGGGTTCGGTCTCGACGTCCCCGAGTACACGCTGCTTCAAAAGATCCACATGATGAACGGGGTCCTCGACACCTGGAGCGCCCTGTACCCCGACCTGCAGCACGTCGACCTGCGCCGCGACGCACCGCTTCTGGAGGTACCGGTGTACTTCGTGCAGGGCGGGCACGAAATGCGTGGTCTGGCGACGGTCTTCGACCAGTGGTACGAGCGGCTGCGGGCGCCGCGAAAACACCTGGACGTCTTCGAGACAGCCGGGCACCGGGCCATGTTCGAACAGCCGGACCGCTTTGTCGCGGTGATGGACCGGGTACTGACCGGACGGTGA
- a CDS encoding sensor histidine kinase has product MSALLFALLVPEPTGSSRSARRNRLADGIAIGLACGYGALMVPLGDATAPGAALPWPVDVGIGTLCAFALAVRRRWPLRLALVLLPFGAVSVMATGAITVALFTVAIRCRAPVVLLLGAVNVLTGVVYFLLQDHPPYPLWLDVVMRLVISAAAAGWGLFVQAYRRLARSLRDHATRVEAEQHLRVEQARLTERARIAREMHDVLAHRMSLVSLHAGALEVRIDARPEEVALAAGAIRASAHEALQELRTVVGVLREGAAGRPEPPQPGLTDLPDLVESARTTGMTVDYTCRVPPTAPSVVLGRTAYRFVQEGLTNARKHAPGAAVEVLLAGTPGEEFRITITNPCTGTSGAPVIPGAGMGLVGLGERVALAGGRVEYGVDRDTFRLRAWLPWPS; this is encoded by the coding sequence ATGTCGGCCCTGCTCTTCGCCCTGCTCGTGCCCGAGCCCACGGGCAGCAGCCGGTCGGCGCGGCGCAACCGGCTCGCCGACGGCATCGCCATCGGGCTGGCCTGCGGCTACGGCGCGCTGATGGTGCCGCTGGGAGACGCGACCGCGCCCGGGGCGGCGCTGCCCTGGCCGGTTGACGTCGGAATCGGCACGCTGTGCGCGTTCGCCCTGGCGGTACGCCGACGCTGGCCGCTCCGGCTCGCTCTGGTGCTCCTGCCGTTCGGCGCGGTGTCCGTCATGGCGACCGGCGCGATCACCGTCGCGCTGTTCACCGTCGCGATCCGCTGCCGGGCGCCGGTGGTGCTCCTGCTCGGCGCCGTGAACGTCCTCACCGGTGTCGTCTACTTCCTGTTGCAGGACCATCCGCCGTACCCGCTCTGGCTCGACGTCGTCATGCGTCTGGTGATCAGCGCCGCCGCCGCAGGGTGGGGGCTGTTCGTGCAGGCGTACCGGAGGCTGGCCCGGTCACTGCGCGACCACGCGACCCGGGTCGAGGCCGAACAGCACCTGCGCGTCGAACAGGCGCGGCTGACCGAGCGCGCGCGGATCGCCCGTGAGATGCACGACGTGCTCGCCCACCGTATGTCGCTGGTCAGCCTGCATGCCGGCGCCCTGGAGGTCCGGATTGACGCGAGGCCGGAGGAGGTGGCCCTCGCCGCCGGGGCGATCCGGGCCAGCGCGCACGAGGCGCTGCAGGAGCTGCGAACCGTCGTCGGTGTGCTCCGGGAGGGCGCGGCCGGACGGCCGGAGCCGCCGCAGCCGGGCCTCACCGACCTACCCGACCTGGTCGAGAGCGCCCGCACGACGGGGATGACTGTCGACTACACCTGCCGGGTGCCGCCAACCGCCCCGTCCGTGGTCCTCGGCCGGACGGCGTACCGGTTCGTGCAGGAGGGCCTCACCAATGCCCGGAAGCACGCGCCGGGCGCGGCGGTGGAGGTGCTGCTCGCCGGCACCCCCGGCGAGGAGTTCCGGATCACGATCACCAACCCGTGCACCGGCACGTCCGGGGCGCCGGTGATACCGGGTGCGGGGATGGGA
- a CDS encoding YbaB/EbfC family nucleoid-associated protein encodes MDAAAYGRFAEDLRAVQRGMAEVRASAESSDGLITVTVGGRGELLELALDPRIYREHDARALSRRILDTVREASGLAHAEVVALTRHLMPPEATDPNFDPLLADLDRMARGRR; translated from the coding sequence ATGGACGCAGCAGCGTACGGACGCTTCGCCGAGGACCTCCGCGCCGTACAGCGGGGAATGGCCGAGGTACGGGCGAGCGCCGAATCATCGGACGGCCTGATCACCGTCACCGTCGGCGGCCGTGGTGAACTTCTGGAGTTGGCGCTCGACCCGCGCATCTACCGGGAGCACGACGCGCGGGCGCTCAGCCGACGCATCCTCGACACCGTCAGGGAAGCCTCCGGCCTCGCGCACGCCGAGGTGGTCGCCCTGACCCGGCACCTGATGCCACCGGAGGCGACCGACCCGAACTTCGACCCGCTGCTGGCCGACCTCGACCGGATGGCGAGGGGCAGGCGGTGA
- a CDS encoding response regulator transcription factor: MRVLVTEDDEDLRVAVDASLRGAGFAVDTAIDLPQADEALSVNVYDCAVFDRILPAGDSLQYVADRRRAGWPVPVLFLTGRNTPDDRVKGLAWGDDYLGKPFAVPELVVRVRSLCRRGDTGSPPVLRHGDLELDTGRYTARRAGRPLPLTAKEFVVLERLVTAQGDPVRRDELIAVAWDELVAPNSNVLDVLIAGLRRKLGTPPVLHTLRGVGYLLR; encoded by the coding sequence GTGCGGGTACTGGTCACCGAGGACGACGAGGATCTCCGGGTGGCCGTCGACGCGTCCCTGCGGGGCGCGGGGTTCGCGGTGGACACCGCGATCGATCTGCCGCAGGCGGACGAGGCACTGAGCGTCAACGTCTACGACTGCGCCGTGTTCGACCGGATCCTGCCGGCCGGTGACTCGCTGCAGTACGTGGCGGACCGGCGCCGTGCCGGCTGGCCGGTACCGGTGCTCTTCCTGACCGGACGAAACACGCCGGACGACCGGGTCAAGGGACTGGCCTGGGGCGACGACTACCTGGGCAAACCGTTCGCGGTGCCCGAGCTGGTCGTCCGGGTTCGCAGCCTCTGCCGGCGTGGTGACACCGGATCGCCCCCGGTGCTGCGGCATGGTGACCTGGAGTTGGACACCGGTAGGTACACGGCCCGTCGCGCCGGGCGGCCGCTTCCGTTGACCGCCAAGGAGTTCGTGGTACTGGAACGGCTGGTGACCGCCCAGGGTGATCCGGTCCGCCGCGACGAGCTGATCGCGGTTGCCTGGGACGAGTTGGTCGCACCGAACTCGAACGTGCTGGACGTGCTGATCGCCGGACTGCGGCGCAAGCTCGGCACCCCGCCGGTCCTGCACACCCTGCGCGGCGTCGGCTACCTGCTCCGCTGA
- a CDS encoding helix-turn-helix transcriptional regulator, producing the protein MTVQSLPTTVRDRQAPVRPAWQPVPSPRIVQPTVLSTHASIDAAVAAATREVLVIRTLRARPGEPVDPLRRADHENLRRGLRYRVILPDHIRDTPVLAMRLRRLGLTGAEIRTLPNVPADATVVDEALAMLPSDRRDGRPGDVAMFQLPSVVNAVTELFERLWLSAMPLTAAEVTEGTGLSERERELLALLSAGCTDESAAARLGISVRTVRRMMSAIMNRLGARSRFQAGLKAADRGWLA; encoded by the coding sequence ATGACCGTCCAATCCCTGCCCACCACCGTGCGGGACCGACAGGCCCCCGTACGTCCCGCGTGGCAGCCGGTGCCGAGCCCGCGGATCGTGCAGCCGACGGTGCTGTCCACCCACGCCAGCATCGACGCCGCCGTGGCCGCCGCGACTCGCGAGGTGCTCGTCATCCGTACGCTCCGCGCGCGCCCGGGTGAACCGGTCGACCCGCTGCGCCGTGCCGACCATGAGAACCTGCGGCGCGGGCTGCGTTACCGGGTGATCCTGCCGGACCACATCCGGGACACTCCAGTGCTGGCCATGCGGCTGCGCCGGCTCGGCCTGACCGGGGCCGAGATCCGCACGCTCCCCAATGTGCCGGCTGACGCGACGGTGGTCGACGAGGCCCTGGCGATGCTTCCCAGCGACCGGCGGGACGGCCGACCGGGTGATGTCGCGATGTTCCAGCTGCCGAGCGTGGTGAACGCGGTCACCGAACTGTTCGAACGACTCTGGCTGTCCGCGATGCCGCTCACCGCCGCTGAGGTGACGGAGGGCACCGGGCTGAGTGAGCGCGAGAGAGAACTGCTCGCGCTGCTCTCGGCGGGCTGCACCGACGAGTCCGCGGCGGCCCGCCTCGGCATCTCCGTACGCACCGTACGCCGCATGATGTCCGCCATCATGAACCGGCTCGGCGCGCGCAGCCGGTTCCAGGCCGGGTTGAAGGCCGCCGACCGCGGCTGGCTGGCGTAG